A single window of Bufo bufo chromosome 10, aBufBuf1.1, whole genome shotgun sequence DNA harbors:
- the LOC120980825 gene encoding calpain-1 catalytic subunit-like isoform X2, translating to MLQRDQEELVIFLDYFVLKETLSEAQLDEGFKKLFKQLAGEDMEISVQELQSILNKIMSKHKDLRTKGFSVESCRSMVNLMDKDGNGQLGMVEFNILWNKIKNYLTVFRKFDVDKSGSMNAYEMRLAVEFAGFKLSNTLHQLIITRYAEPDLAVDFDSFVCCIIRLETMFKFFQGMDTDKDGVINFNLFTWLQMTMFA from the exons ATGCTTCAGAGAGATCAAGAAGAATTAGT AATATTTCTTGATTATTTTGTCCTAAAGGAAACCTTATCTGAAGCGCAACTTGATGAAGGATTCAAGAAACTTTTCAAACAGCTTGCTGGAGAG GATATGGAAATAAGTGTGCAGGAGCTACAGTCCATATTAAACAAAATCATGTCCAAAC ATAAAGACCTTCGCACTAAAGGGTTTAGCGTGGAGTCTTGTCGCAGTATGGTGAACCTTATGGAT AAAGATGGAAATGGACAACTTGGAATGGTGGAATTCAATATCCTGTGGAACAAGATCAAGAATTATTTG ACTGTTTTTAGAAAGTTTGACGTGGATAAGTCTGGGAGCATGAATGCCTATGAGATGCGTCTGGCGGTGGAGTTTGCAG GTTTCAAACTTAGCAATACCCTGCACCAGCTCATCATCACCCGATATGCTGAGCCCGACCTGGCAGTGGATTTTGATAGCTTTGTGTGTTGTATAATCCGGCTGGAGACCATGTTTA AATTCTTCCAGGGGATGGACACTGACAAAGACGGTGTTATCAACTTCAACCTCTTCACG TGGCTCCAGATGACTATGTTTGCATAA